Proteins co-encoded in one Campylobacter ornithocola genomic window:
- the apt gene encoding adenine phosphoribosyltransferase, which translates to MKEQDEKYLLDSIRAIKDFPKEGIIFRDITTLLNNKEAFTFLMDHLVEKYQNTKLDYIVGIESRGFIFGAALSARLKLPFVPIRKPGKLPSKCLQESYSLEYGSDTIEIHTDAFNNQKANVLLIDDLIATGGTALAAVKLIEKLNAKCIEACFLIELKDLDGAKELAQLTSVYSILKV; encoded by the coding sequence ATGAAAGAACAAGATGAAAAATATTTATTAGATAGCATTAGAGCTATAAAAGATTTTCCAAAAGAAGGTATTATTTTTAGAGATATCACAACTTTATTAAACAATAAAGAAGCATTTACTTTTTTAATGGATCATTTAGTTGAAAAATACCAAAACACAAAACTTGATTATATTGTTGGTATAGAAAGTAGAGGTTTTATTTTTGGTGCTGCACTAAGTGCTAGATTAAAACTACCTTTTGTGCCTATTAGAAAACCCGGCAAATTACCTTCAAAATGCTTACAAGAATCTTATAGTCTAGAATATGGTAGCGATACTATAGAAATTCATACTGATGCTTTTAACAACCAAAAAGCAAATGTTTTACTTATAGATGATCTCATCGCAACAGGTGGAACTGCACTTGCTGCTGTTAAATTAATAGAAAAATTAAATGCAAAATGTATTGAAGCTTGTTTTTTAATAGAATTAAAAGATCTTGATGGAGCTAAAGAATTGGCTCAATTAACTTCTGTTTATAGTATTTTAAAGGTATAA
- a CDS encoding tetratricopeptide repeat protein, giving the protein MLDKIMYYYHNNDYVKCLEYSKIYLNEDPKNALEYAMMSSFKMNDYHSALLYAKQIFDLYPTSFYGLMLAKNLLLNAKTDESISLLEDLLKRNDFLQDELSLELAYAYKIIGRLDESESLCKIALSKDPYNLDLWKDYIEVYFKTDFAKALQAHDELCIFAQTMIEQLQNRKLVEKNIITNNLQDRLQEKTRENLTIVKVYEYLNTKILPQKAYLLFKLLRLEESLKLYESLCEYNQNNAQFWQNYAKTLELSLNYQGAYDAYQKALSLHLHATYQFDLAYLLMRMGDDKNFEEGKRVYESRLFYAHNETFSPYHYNKTIQAFNKEGIAAFKDKKILVFCEQGFGDTIMYARCLEKLCQIASKVLFAPQSAMCVMFKNQLKIINTQSEKFKNLKILKDFPSDFDYAMPICSIPLFCDIKLNEISILQTPINILDRPKNKKKKIGIFWFTPNAVNSDLLRNIDFVFLFDILSKLNCEIVSFQVDGIEGIILPKEVENRGIKLKNWNDTLENLKDIDCMISIDSAIAHLTLALDIPTIVLLAPRFDWRWGKFEDPKSYFWPKANLIAFANEEDTRKKIQELLKNQFNV; this is encoded by the coding sequence ATGCTAGATAAAATAATGTATTATTATCATAATAATGATTATGTTAAATGTTTAGAATATAGTAAGATTTATTTGAATGAAGATCCTAAAAATGCCTTAGAATATGCCATGATGTCTTCTTTTAAAATGAATGATTATCATAGTGCTTTACTTTATGCAAAGCAAATTTTCGATTTATATCCTACAAGTTTTTATGGTTTGATGTTAGCTAAGAATCTTTTACTAAATGCAAAAACTGATGAAAGTATATCTTTACTTGAAGATCTTTTAAAAAGAAATGATTTTTTACAAGATGAACTCAGTTTAGAGCTTGCTTATGCTTATAAAATTATAGGGAGATTGGATGAATCAGAGAGTTTGTGTAAAATTGCTTTGTCAAAAGACCCTTATAATTTAGATTTATGGAAAGATTATATTGAAGTTTATTTTAAAACAGATTTTGCAAAAGCATTGCAAGCTCATGATGAACTTTGTATTTTTGCTCAAACAATGATAGAACAGCTTCAAAATCGAAAGTTAGTAGAAAAAAACATAATCACAAATAATTTACAAGATAGATTACAAGAAAAAACACGAGAAAATTTGACTATAGTTAAAGTATATGAGTATTTAAACACAAAGATTTTACCTCAAAAGGCGTATTTATTATTTAAACTTTTAAGATTGGAAGAATCTTTGAAATTATATGAAAGTTTATGTGAATATAACCAAAATAATGCACAATTTTGGCAAAATTATGCAAAAACATTAGAGCTTAGTTTGAATTATCAAGGAGCGTATGATGCATACCAAAAAGCTTTAAGTTTGCATCTTCATGCAACTTATCAATTTGATCTGGCATATTTGTTAATGCGTATGGGGGATGATAAAAATTTTGAAGAAGGTAAGAGAGTATATGAAAGTAGACTTTTTTATGCACATAATGAAACTTTTTCTCCATATCATTACAATAAAACTATACAGGCATTCAATAAAGAAGGTATAGCAGCTTTTAAAGATAAAAAAATTCTAGTTTTTTGTGAGCAAGGTTTTGGTGATACTATAATGTATGCTAGATGTTTAGAAAAACTTTGCCAAATAGCTTCTAAAGTTTTATTTGCTCCGCAAAGTGCTATGTGTGTAATGTTTAAAAATCAACTTAAAATCATAAACACACAAAGTGAAAAATTTAAGAATTTAAAAATATTAAAAGATTTTCCTAGTGATTTTGATTATGCTATGCCAATTTGTTCCATACCTTTGTTTTGCGATATTAAATTAAATGAAATTTCTATTTTGCAAACCCCTATTAATATTTTAGATAGACCAAAAAACAAAAAGAAAAAAATAGGAATTTTTTGGTTTACACCTAATGCGGTAAATTCAGATTTGCTACGAAATATTGACTTTGTATTTTTATTTGATATTTTAAGTAAATTAAATTGTGAAATTGTATCTTTTCAAGTAGATGGTATAGAAGGAATTATTTTACCTAAAGAAGTAGAAAATAGGGGAATAAAACTAAAAAATTGGAACGATACTTTAGAGAATTTAAAAGATATAGATTGTATGATAAGTATTGATAGTGCAATAGCACATTTAACTTTAGCTTTAGATATACCAACAATAGTTCTTTTAGCTCCTAGATTTGATTGGCGATGGGGTAAATTTGAAGATCCTAAAAGTTATTTTTGGCCAAAGGCAAATCTAATAGCTTTTGCAAATGAAGAAGATACTAGGAAAAAAATACAAGAATTGCTAAAAAACCAATTCAATGTTTGA
- a CDS encoding CheR family methyltransferase, whose amino-acid sequence MIKITENEMFDFVKIVEQISGNNLNTKKDILLIKLPKFLQELGLNSLSELNEKVQFQKNLKQETMDFITVCETYFFRELEQLKDVIFYIKSLDRPVNVLCAPCSSGEEVYSLAILASENFVKGMNIIGIDINKKMIDKCNEMIYSERSVARLNTMQKTRYFDIKDKMYHLKKETLACRCRFELCNVFDDSLFKLGKFDVIFSRNMMIYFDQDFKIRLMERFYKILNKEGRIYPGKSDLVPETAYFDKNFSAGGVYYSKVD is encoded by the coding sequence ATGATAAAAATTACAGAAAATGAAATGTTTGATTTTGTGAAAATAGTAGAACAAATAAGTGGAAATAACCTTAATACAAAAAAAGATATTTTGCTTATAAAGCTTCCTAAATTTTTACAAGAATTAGGTTTAAATAGCCTTAGTGAATTAAATGAAAAGGTGCAATTTCAAAAAAATTTAAAACAAGAAACAATGGACTTTATCACTGTTTGTGAAACTTATTTTTTTAGAGAATTAGAACAATTAAAAGATGTAATTTTTTATATAAAATCTCTTGATCGTCCTGTAAATGTTTTATGTGCGCCTTGCTCAAGTGGTGAGGAAGTGTATTCTTTGGCTATTTTGGCAAGTGAAAATTTTGTTAAAGGTATGAATATTATAGGTATAGATATTAATAAAAAAATGATAGATAAATGTAATGAAATGATTTATTCAGAGCGTTCAGTAGCTAGACTAAATACTATGCAAAAAACGCGTTATTTTGATATAAAAGATAAAATGTATCATCTAAAAAAAGAAACTTTAGCTTGCAGATGTCGTTTTGAACTTTGCAATGTTTTTGATGATTCTTTATTTAAACTTGGAAAATTTGATGTGATTTTTTCACGAAATATGATGATATATTTTGATCAAGATTTCAAAATAAGGCTTATGGAGCGTTTTTATAAGATCTTAAATAAAGAAGGAAGAATTTATCCTGGAAAATCAGATCTTGTTCCAGAAACTGCTTATTTTGATAAAAACTTTTCAGCGGGTGGAGTTTATTATTCTAAGGTGGATTAG
- a CDS encoding leucyl aminopeptidase, with the protein MIFNFKEKKINSINADFEIILIQDKKLEKYTQSQELFKLSNYKGEGVCIDMQNKILYSELKSLEYEDIRFAFASAYKALKKLEIQSIKTKSVIGKCVVNSFNALIQGFIFGAYEFDKYKKEKTSSRLENIYISQEEINNKTYNLEEAYVGINYGKIFSNACDFAKNIVNEIPQVYTPTKMAEDAINLSKNNPKISCQIYEKDFLEKEKMQAFLAVNRASIHPPKLIHLSYKPQNAKIKVIFVGKGLTYDSGGLSLKPADYMLTMKSDKSGGAAAMAIVKGASELNLDIEVHSIIGATENMIGGNAYKPDDVLISREGVSIEVRNTDAEGRLVLADCLSLAQDLKPDLLIDLATLTGACVVGLGEYTSAIMGNNEDLQDEFYKISKKSGDLTTILHFNPHLKELIKSNIADVSNTSSSRYGGAITAGLFLNSFIREEYKDKWLHLDIAGPAYLEKAWGYHSFGATGAGVRMCLSYLLYLSRNKK; encoded by the coding sequence ATGATTTTTAATTTTAAAGAAAAAAAAATTAATTCTATAAATGCTGATTTTGAGATCATTTTAATACAAGATAAAAAATTAGAAAAATATACTCAAAGTCAAGAACTTTTCAAGCTTTCAAACTATAAAGGTGAAGGAGTTTGCATAGATATGCAGAATAAAATCCTTTATAGTGAACTTAAAAGTTTAGAATATGAAGATATAAGGTTTGCTTTTGCAAGTGCTTATAAAGCTTTAAAAAAACTTGAAATTCAAAGTATTAAAACAAAAAGTGTCATAGGAAAATGCGTAGTAAATAGTTTTAATGCTTTGATTCAAGGGTTTATTTTTGGTGCTTATGAATTTGATAAATATAAAAAAGAAAAAACTTCAAGTAGATTAGAAAATATTTATATATCACAGGAGGAAATTAACAATAAAACTTATAATCTTGAAGAAGCATATGTAGGAATTAATTATGGAAAAATTTTTTCTAATGCTTGTGATTTTGCTAAAAATATAGTAAATGAAATTCCTCAAGTTTATACTCCAACTAAAATGGCTGAAGATGCTATAAATTTAAGCAAAAATAATCCTAAAATTTCATGCCAAATTTATGAAAAAGATTTTTTGGAAAAAGAAAAAATGCAAGCATTCTTGGCGGTAAATCGTGCTTCAATACACCCTCCAAAACTTATTCACCTTTCTTATAAACCACAAAATGCAAAAATAAAAGTGATTTTTGTCGGTAAAGGCTTAACTTATGATAGCGGTGGACTTAGTTTAAAACCGGCTGATTATATGCTAACAATGAAATCAGATAAAAGTGGTGGTGCAGCTGCAATGGCTATTGTTAAAGGTGCAAGCGAGCTAAATCTCGATATAGAAGTACACTCTATCATCGGTGCTACAGAAAATATGATAGGTGGAAATGCTTATAAGCCTGATGATGTGCTTATTTCAAGAGAAGGCGTTAGCATAGAAGTAAGAAATACAGATGCTGAAGGAAGATTAGTTTTAGCAGATTGCCTTTCACTAGCCCAGGATCTAAAACCTGATTTACTAATTGATTTAGCAACTTTAACTGGAGCTTGTGTAGTAGGACTTGGAGAATACACAAGTGCTATCATGGGAAACAACGAAGATTTGCAAGATGAATTTTATAAAATAAGTAAAAAAAGTGGAGATTTAACTACTATTTTACATTTTAACCCACATTTAAAAGAGCTTATAAAATCAAATATAGCAGATGTTAGCAATACCTCTTCAAGTCGCTATGGTGGAGCTATTACTGCAGGATTATTTTTAAATTCTTTCATTAGAGAAGAATACAAAGACAAATGGTTGCATTTAGACATCGCAGGACCAGCTTACTTAGAAAAAGCTTGGGGTTATCATAGCTTTGGTGCAACCGGAGCTGGTGTTAGAATGTGCCTTTCATATTTACTTTATCTTTCAAGGAATAAAAAATGA
- a CDS encoding CheB methylesterase domain-containing protein, giving the protein MKLILIGSSTGGPSQLKFLLNDVELQDCAVVIAQHMNPAFIPSFVNQFNKEALSEVIIPNDKEILKNKIYICQRNMIFGNGNTLVLNATEQISSFNPGIDVLFYSAVNLCKYNKILALVMTGMGDDGAKSLFELYKAGVRCLCENEADSIVYGMPKKARETNPNLKPMSLIELKKEIDNFIKS; this is encoded by the coding sequence ATGAAACTTATACTTATTGGTTCTTCAACAGGTGGTCCAAGCCAATTAAAATTTTTACTTAATGATGTGGAATTACAAGATTGTGCAGTAGTTATAGCCCAGCATATGAATCCAGCTTTTATCCCTTCTTTTGTAAATCAATTTAACAAAGAAGCTCTAAGTGAAGTCATTATACCAAATGATAAAGAAATTTTAAAAAATAAAATTTATATTTGTCAAAGAAATATGATTTTTGGAAATGGGAATACTTTGGTTTTAAATGCTACAGAGCAAATTAGTAGTTTTAATCCAGGTATTGATGTTTTATTTTATTCTGCGGTAAATCTTTGCAAATATAATAAAATTTTAGCTTTGGTTATGACTGGGATGGGAGATGATGGTGCTAAATCTTTATTTGAGCTTTATAAGGCTGGGGTAAGGTGTTTGTGTGAAAATGAAGCTGATTCTATAGTTTATGGTATGCCTAAAAAAGCGAGAGAAACAAACCCAAATTTAAAGCCGATGAGTTTGATTGAGCTTAAAAAAGAGATAGATAATTTTATAAAGTCATAG
- the ychF gene encoding redox-regulated ATPase YchF, translated as MSLSVGIVGLPNVGKSTTFNALTRAQNAESANYPFCTIEPNKAVVPVPDYRLKELAKIVNPQKIIRSNIEFVDIAGLVAGASKGEGLGNKFLSNIRETEMILHIVRCFDDENITHVAGSVNPVRDVQIIETELILADIEQLSKKIEKLTKGVKANEKGAKESLALANELLEHLNQNNSASSFPNKNEVYQALIKELRLLSAKEVIYGANVDENSLLEDNEFVKDLKEFAAKSGHEVIKLCSKIEEEMIALSDEENYEFLKSLGIEKSGLEVVIRTAFSKLNLISYFTAGQIEVRSWTIQRGWKAPKAASVIHNDFEKGFIKAEVISYEDYIACKGENGAKEAGKLRLEGKDYIVQDGDVMHFRFNV; from the coding sequence ATGAGTTTATCAGTTGGTATAGTAGGACTTCCAAATGTCGGAAAATCTACAACTTTTAATGCACTAACAAGAGCACAAAATGCCGAAAGTGCAAATTATCCATTTTGCACCATAGAACCCAATAAAGCTGTAGTACCCGTACCTGATTATCGCTTAAAGGAACTAGCAAAGATTGTTAATCCCCAAAAAATCATACGCTCAAATATAGAATTTGTTGATATAGCAGGATTGGTGGCTGGAGCTAGCAAAGGCGAGGGTTTGGGTAATAAATTTTTATCTAATATACGCGAAACAGAAATGATTTTACATATTGTACGTTGCTTTGATGATGAAAATATCACTCATGTTGCAGGTAGTGTTAATCCTGTGCGTGATGTACAGATCATAGAAACAGAACTTATATTAGCAGACATAGAGCAACTTAGTAAAAAAATAGAAAAACTCACCAAAGGTGTAAAAGCTAATGAAAAAGGTGCAAAAGAAAGTTTGGCTTTAGCTAATGAGCTTTTAGAGCATTTAAATCAAAACAATAGTGCAAGCTCTTTTCCAAATAAAAACGAAGTTTATCAAGCTCTTATAAAAGAATTAAGACTGCTTTCTGCTAAAGAAGTAATTTATGGAGCAAACGTAGATGAAAACTCACTTTTAGAAGACAATGAGTTTGTAAAAGATCTTAAAGAATTTGCAGCAAAATCAGGTCATGAGGTAATCAAACTTTGTTCTAAAATAGAAGAGGAAATGATAGCCTTAAGTGATGAAGAAAATTACGAATTTTTAAAATCTTTAGGTATAGAAAAAAGCGGACTTGAAGTAGTAATACGTACAGCTTTTTCAAAGCTTAATTTAATAAGTTATTTTACAGCAGGTCAAATAGAAGTAAGATCATGGACTATACAAAGGGGTTGGAAAGCACCAAAAGCAGCAAGTGTGATTCACAATGACTTCGAAAAAGGTTTTATTAAAGCTGAGGTTATTTCTTATGAAGATTATATTGCATGCAAAGGTGAAAATGGAGCCAAAGAAGCTGGAAAATTACGCCTTGAAGGGAAAGATTATATCGTACAAGATGGCGATGTGATGCATTTTAGATTCAATGTTTGA
- a CDS encoding dehypoxanthine futalosine cyclase codes for MSRLGKKEALYLLQNAPLYELGAMAYEKKLQLHPDKITTFVVDRNINYTNICCIDCDFCAFCRKEKDEDSYILKYEEIGQKIEELQAIGGTQILFQGGVHPKLKIEWYEDLLSYIKTNYPTITVHGFSAVEIAYIARVSKISIEEVLKRLQAKGLFSIPGAGAEVLSDRVRDIIAPHKCDTATWLRVHESAHNIDMKSTATMMFGTVETDEEIIEHFDYLRNLQDKTGGFRAFILWSFQSENTPLIQKHPEIIKQSSNRYLRLLALARLYLDNFKNLQSSWVTQGSLIGQLALKFGANDLGSTMMEENVVAAAGAKYRMNQEQMIELIKDIGELPAKRDTAYNILERF; via the coding sequence ATGAGTAGATTAGGTAAAAAAGAAGCGTTGTATTTGCTTCAAAATGCACCTTTGTATGAGTTAGGTGCAATGGCTTATGAGAAGAAATTGCAACTACATCCTGATAAAATAACTACTTTTGTAGTAGATAGAAATATAAATTATACAAATATTTGTTGCATTGATTGTGATTTTTGTGCTTTTTGTAGAAAAGAAAAAGATGAAGATTCATATATTTTAAAATACGAAGAAATAGGGCAAAAAATAGAAGAACTACAAGCCATAGGCGGAACACAAATTTTATTTCAAGGTGGGGTGCACCCAAAACTTAAAATAGAATGGTATGAAGACTTACTTTCTTATATAAAAACTAATTATCCTACTATTACCGTGCATGGTTTTTCAGCAGTTGAGATAGCTTATATTGCAAGAGTTTCTAAAATTTCTATTGAAGAGGTCTTAAAAAGATTACAAGCAAAAGGACTCTTTTCTATACCTGGAGCTGGCGCTGAAGTATTAAGTGATAGGGTAAGAGATATCATTGCACCACATAAATGTGACACAGCTACCTGGCTTAGAGTGCATGAGAGTGCACATAATATAGATATGAAAAGTACTGCTACTATGATGTTTGGTACGGTTGAAACTGATGAAGAAATCATTGAACATTTTGATTATTTAAGAAATTTACAAGATAAAACAGGTGGTTTTAGAGCTTTTATTTTATGGTCATTTCAAAGTGAAAACACTCCTTTGATTCAAAAACATCCTGAAATTATTAAGCAAAGTTCCAATAGGTATTTAAGATTGTTAGCTTTAGCAAGACTTTATTTGGATAATTTTAAAAATTTGCAAAGTTCATGGGTAACACAAGGCTCTTTAATAGGTCAGCTTGCCTTAAAGTTTGGTGCAAATGATCTAGGTTCAACTATGATGGAAGAAAATGTCGTAGCTGCAGCTGGTGCAAAATATAGAATGAATCAAGAACAAATGATAGAGCTTATAAAAGATATAGGGGAATTACCTGCTAAACGCGATACTGCTTATAATATCTTAGAAAGGTTTTAA
- a CDS encoding MFS transporter, whose protein sequence is MTYRSLLKNNKTFRLLATVQFISYFGAWFSQVGVFTLLTKELQAPANIIGFSAIFVFLPSIILAPINGIIVDRFKPKNLLLTMISIEMISIFMLIFVNSLAMLWFLYFLTFVRMAVASMYFQTEMSVLPKILTPQELKLGNELHSIIWAVSYALGMGAAGLFIDIFGVKPAFIADTLMLFCAMLILKTLILPDEKNTTQNNPFILIKEGLAYVFSNKKIIHLILLHGVVGITAYDVLITLLAEYEYAKIISIPLAIGLSNAIRAISLLIGPYVLSPYINKNTLVYLYLAQGVGIMFWACLQFNFYLAFIGLVMAGFCTSSLWSYTYTLLQNDCNKRYYGRVIAYNDMVYLTFSAIIAFSTGYLFEFYEIKLSHFTFGLGICFIFAAFYWWWFNKKYN, encoded by the coding sequence ATGACTTATAGGTCTTTACTTAAAAACAATAAAACATTTCGCCTTTTAGCAACAGTGCAATTTATAAGTTATTTTGGTGCATGGTTTTCCCAAGTAGGTGTCTTTACACTTCTAACCAAAGAACTTCAAGCGCCTGCAAATATCATAGGATTTTCAGCTATTTTTGTTTTCTTACCTTCTATCATACTTGCACCTATAAATGGAATTATAGTAGATAGATTTAAACCCAAAAATTTATTACTTACAATGATTAGTATCGAGATGATTTCCATTTTTATGCTAATTTTTGTAAATTCTTTAGCTATGCTTTGGTTTTTATATTTTTTAACCTTTGTACGTATGGCAGTTGCAAGTATGTATTTTCAAACAGAAATGTCAGTTTTACCTAAAATTTTAACTCCACAAGAACTAAAACTAGGTAATGAACTTCATAGTATTATATGGGCTGTATCATATGCTTTAGGTATGGGTGCAGCAGGACTTTTTATAGACATTTTTGGAGTAAAACCAGCTTTTATAGCTGATACTTTAATGTTATTTTGTGCTATGCTTATACTTAAAACTCTAATCTTACCTGATGAGAAAAACACCACACAAAATAATCCTTTTATATTGATAAAAGAAGGTTTAGCTTATGTATTTAGCAATAAAAAAATCATTCATTTGATTTTACTTCATGGGGTTGTAGGTATAACTGCATATGATGTACTCATCACTCTTTTAGCCGAATACGAATACGCAAAAATTATTTCTATACCTTTAGCCATAGGACTTTCAAATGCCATAAGAGCCATATCTTTACTTATAGGTCCTTATGTGCTTAGCCCTTATATCAATAAAAATACCCTAGTATATTTATACTTAGCACAAGGTGTAGGTATAATGTTTTGGGCTTGTTTACAATTTAACTTTTATCTTGCCTTTATAGGCTTAGTGATGGCAGGTTTTTGCACTTCATCTTTATGGAGCTATACTTATACACTCTTGCAAAATGATTGTAATAAAAGATACTATGGTAGAGTAATAGCCTATAATGATATGGTGTATTTAACTTTTAGTGCGATTATTGCTTTTTCAACGGGATATTTGTTCGAATTTTATGAGATAAAACTAAGTCATTTTACTTTTGGTTTGGGAATATGTTTTATATTTGCAGCATTTTATTGGTGGTGGTTTAATAAAAAATATAACTAA
- a CDS encoding DedA family protein: MEEFLKQLLYDYKNWAYIIVFLWCILEGELALILAGIFAHEGHVNLGLIIFVAGLGGFVGDQIYFYIGRYNKKYIQKKLRTQRRKFAIAHLLLQRFGWPIIFIQRYMYGFRTIIPMSIGLTRYSAKKFAFINLISAWAWAAITILLAWFFGKEIWLAVEWAGDHWYFAVPIIACFLLALFLGMKQMEKSILRKRTHK; the protein is encoded by the coding sequence ATGGAAGAATTTTTAAAACAACTTTTATATGATTATAAAAATTGGGCTTATATTATTGTGTTTTTATGGTGCATACTTGAAGGAGAACTTGCACTTATTTTAGCAGGTATTTTTGCACATGAAGGTCATGTAAATTTAGGTTTAATTATTTTCGTAGCAGGTTTGGGTGGTTTTGTAGGCGATCAGATATATTTTTACATTGGAAGATATAATAAAAAATACATTCAGAAAAAACTTCGCACCCAAAGGCGTAAATTTGCTATAGCTCATTTACTTTTACAACGCTTTGGTTGGCCTATTATTTTCATACAAAGATATATGTATGGTTTTAGAACCATTATACCTATGAGTATAGGTTTAACGCGTTATAGTGCTAAAAAATTTGCTTTTATTAATCTTATTAGCGCTTGGGCTTGGGCTGCTATCACTATACTACTTGCTTGGTTTTTTGGGAAAGAAATTTGGCTAGCTGTTGAATGGGCTGGAGATCACTGGTATTTTGCGGTACCTATTATAGCTTGTTTTTTACTTGCTTTATTTTTAGGTATGAAACAAATGGAAAAATCTATACTTAGAAAAAGGACTCATAAATGA
- the rpiB gene encoding ribose 5-phosphate isomerase B has translation MLREKIYIASDHAGFTLKQEIVDFLHKKNIILEDLGPFCNERCDYPDYAHLLSSKINENSFGILVCGSGIGMSIAANRHKNIRCALCNEPLSAKLSREHNDANVLALGARLTGADMAFEIISNFINTSFSGGRHCVRISKIEAKL, from the coding sequence ATGTTAAGAGAAAAAATTTATATTGCAAGTGATCATGCAGGATTTACTCTAAAGCAAGAAATTGTCGATTTTCTACATAAAAAAAACATTATTTTAGAAGATCTTGGACCTTTTTGTAACGAACGTTGTGATTATCCTGATTATGCACATTTGCTAAGCTCTAAAATCAATGAAAATAGTTTTGGAATTTTAGTTTGTGGGTCTGGGATTGGAATGAGTATAGCAGCAAATCGCCATAAAAATATACGCTGTGCTTTATGTAATGAACCATTAAGTGCTAAACTTTCAAGAGAGCACAACGATGCAAATGTTTTAGCTTTAGGAGCTAGACTAACTGGCGCGGATATGGCTTTTGAAATTATCTCAAATTTCATCAATACTTCTTTTAGTGGTGGAAGACATTGTGTGAGAATTAGCAAAATAGAGGCAAAATTATGA
- a CDS encoding M16 family metallopeptidase — translation MLNLNFNDAKINIIYEYENELPVIFFKLIFKNSGKIAEKHNRGCASMLARLLNEGSNDEFFKSLEYRAIELYSKASFEHFQINIKCLKEHFEFALEKLQELLLNVRFDEKILQRLKTLALGELVSLNTDYDYQAKRLLNKNVFKDEIFTSGLDGTKESIEKISLKELQNFMSENLVLDNVLFVFGGDIKEDEVKAKAEKICQILKRNIPNQNKNYKLIDESMEISEQKSTEQAYIYFCSPFNMQINDEKMYLAKLALFILGQGGFGSRLMEEVRVKRGLAYSAYAMLDINLNYSRVFGYLQTKNESSNEAKTLVKEVFENFVQNGVNEKEFQLAKQFLVGSMPLRYESLAKRLDIMLNEYLHGLKLGNLKEEMQKIKNTTLDELNDFIKTHSEITKVSFASIENES, via the coding sequence ATGCTAAATTTAAACTTCAATGATGCTAAAATAAACATAATATATGAGTATGAAAATGAGCTTCCTGTAATATTTTTCAAACTTATTTTTAAAAATAGTGGGAAAATAGCAGAAAAGCACAATAGAGGTTGTGCAAGTATGCTTGCTAGACTTTTAAATGAAGGAAGCAATGATGAGTTTTTTAAAAGCTTAGAATACCGTGCTATAGAGCTTTATAGTAAGGCTAGTTTTGAGCATTTTCAAATTAATATCAAATGCTTAAAAGAGCATTTTGAGTTTGCTTTAGAAAAACTGCAAGAACTACTTTTAAATGTGCGTTTTGATGAAAAAATCTTACAAAGATTAAAAACTTTAGCCTTGGGTGAATTGGTGAGTTTAAATACTGATTATGATTATCAAGCAAAAAGACTTTTAAATAAAAATGTTTTTAAAGATGAAATTTTTACTAGTGGTCTTGATGGAACTAAGGAAAGTATAGAAAAAATTAGTTTAAAAGAATTACAAAATTTTATGAGTGAAAATTTAGTACTTGATAATGTTTTATTCGTTTTTGGTGGAGATATTAAAGAAGATGAAGTAAAAGCTAAAGCGGAAAAAATTTGTCAGATTTTAAAAAGAAATATTCCAAATCAAAATAAAAATTATAAACTCATTGATGAGAGTATGGAAATAAGTGAGCAAAAAAGCACAGAGCAAGCTTATATATACTTTTGTTCTCCATTTAATATGCAAATTAATGATGAGAAAATGTATTTAGCTAAACTCGCTTTATTTATCTTAGGTCAAGGTGGTTTTGGTTCGCGTTTGATGGAGGAAGTGCGTGTGAAAAGAGGTTTGGCGTATTCTGCTTATGCTATGCTTGATATAAATTTAAATTATAGTAGAGTTTTTGGGTATTTGCAAACTAAAAATGAAAGTTCTAATGAGGCTAAAACTTTAGTTAAAGAAGTTTTTGAAAATTTTGTTCAAAATGGAGTAAATGAAAAAGAATTTCAACTAGCTAAGCAATTTCTAGTAGGCTCTATGCCTTTAAGATATGAAAGCTTAGCTAAAAGATTAGATATAATGCTAAATGAATATTTACATGGTTTAAAACTTGGAAATTTAAAAGAAGAAATGCAAAAGATCAAAAACACTACCTTAGATGAACTAAATGACTTTATCAAAACACATAGTGAAATTACAAAAGTGAGTTTTGCAAGTATAGAAAATGAAAGTTGA